The sequence TTAGGATggatcaggcagtgacacaccaagtagagcacacatattacaaggcACAAGGGCCACGGTTCAAATCCCAGGCCCCCACCTAAAGGGAGAAacgccacaagcagtgaagtgtgctgcaggcctttctctttctccctttttggtttctgtctctacccaataaataattagATATTGTTGagcttcttattttttctttattattagagaccgagaaattgacaagggaggggagctggagagggaaagaaactccTGAAggtgaggtggggaccaggggcttgacacaGGTCTTCGTGtactgccacgtgtgcttaaccaggtgtgccgccgcctggcccctaagttaaatatattttaatatttaatatttaagttaaatattttttccttttgttgctcttttttttttaattgttgtagttgttgttattgatgtcattgttggataggacagagagacatggagagaggaggggaagacagagggggagagaaagacagacacctgcagacctgcttcactgcttgtgaagtgacccccctgcaggtggggaaccagggcctggaatcaggatccttacatgggtccttgcgcttcacagcatgttagcttaacccgctgcgccaccacccagcccctaagttaaatatttttctaggggcaggaagatagcataatgacaatgaaaaaagactttcatgttagaggccagagtctcaggttcaattccactaccagaagccagagctgtgcagtgttcttgGTAAaaattaatctttctttctttctttctttttacttccagggttattgtcttgcaccacaaatgcactgctcctggaagctatttttttcctttttgttacccttgttgttttatcattgtcgttattattattgttttattgatgtcattgttgttggataggatggagagtggaggggaaaacagagagggggagagcagacctgcttcaccgcttatgaagcgaccctctcccccgcaggtggggagccgggggcacgaaccgggatcctgcggCTGTCTTTGCTCTTCgcaccatgggcgcttaacccgctgtgctactgcccgacctcaataaattgctttcttttatatatattccctctgtttcctttattgttttttattgttgtggttattgttattgatgttgttgttgtataggatagagagaaatggagagaggaggggaagacagagggggggagagaaagacagacacccgcagacacctgcgcttcaccgcctgcaggtggggagccgggtgctcgaaccgggatccttatgccggtccttgcgctttgtgccacgtgcacttaacccgctgcgctaccgcccgactcccaataaattgcTTTCTACTAAGTAACATGAGAGCGGAAATGGAAAATGACAGGGTCACTGTGGGCCCTCACGCTTGCAAGTCCCATTGTTCTAGGCTACACACCACCTCCCGGGCTGTATCTGTTGTTTTAgggttttttatgtttttttgtttttgtttatttttttaatatttattttatttatttattcccttttgttgcccttgttgttttattgttgtagttattattgttgttgtcgttgttggataggacagagagaaatggagagaggaggggaagacagagaggaggagagaaagacagacacctgcagacctgcttcaccgcctgtgaagtgactcccctgcaggtggggagccggggtttgaaccggggtccttatgccggtccttgtgctttgcgccgccacctgcgcttaacccgctgtgctaccgcccgactcccctgttttagGGTTTTTATGTGTTAacagaacaaaaaagcaaaacatcACTCTTGCATATACAGTGCCCGAGGGATCTCAAGTTTGCAAGTGCTGCATTCTACCCCCAAGGCACTTCCAGGGTCACCTACTAACAGCTCATTTGAAGCCGGGATAGAGTTCCTCCCCAACCCTTTCCGAGCCCAGCGCGGACTACAAGCTCCAGAATGCACTGCGCAACAGCCCGCCTCACCTGACCCAGTGGCCCCGGGGCATCCATCTTGTGGAACTACAAATCCCAGAGTGCTCTGCGCACAGCGCAATTTCGTGCGTCCCGGCGAGTCCGAGCGGCTTCTCTTCGCGGCGTCTCGCTGTCCAGACACTATTGGCCCTCGCGGCACGCACGGGGCCTACGCCAACCTCCGGAGCCCCAGGATCCCAGGTGACCACCGAGAAGGTCCCCGTGGGACACTAAGGGGTGACCGCCGCGTCCTGCTGTGCCTATCACCTCCCCCACACCTCTGCGCCGACCCGCCTTCCAGGTTCACGCCACTCGCCTTCTGCGCCTGCGCAGAGCCTAGCCGCCGCGCGCACGCGCAGCCGGGCCCCGCCCTACGTCGGACACGCCCCCGGAGGCCCCGCCCCCGAAGCCCACCCCTCTGTCGGCACCAACCGCGGGACCCCAATGATCCTGCAGCAGCCCTTGGAGCTTGAGCCCCCCGGGCGGACCCAGCGCGACAAGCGCTCCTCCTTGGGGGCGCCCCGAGGTCTGGACGTGAGGTGTGTGTGGGGCGCAGGTGGGAGCTGACATGGGGCTGGAGACCGAGCCTTCCGGGACCGGGGgcttggggctggggggcagcCCCGGCGTGGGGGCCCAGAGGGCGGAGCGCACCTGGCTCTCTtctttccccagctccccattccgAGGAGCTGGGCCCCTGAGCACCAAGCGGCGCCTGGAGGAGGAGCAGTGAGTTGGGGCCGGGGAGGGGCGTCTCCACGGCGGGGCCCCCTCCCATGGCTCCGCTCCGAGcaccccagcctctctccccagGGAGCCCCTACGCAAGCAGTTCCTGTCCGAGGAGAACATGGCCACACACTTCTCTCGGCTCAGTCTACACAACGACCACCCCTACTGCAGCCCCCCCAGGCCCTTCCCCCCGCCCGTGTCCCCGCCCAGGTAGGCACCTGGCACCAGTCCCCAGCGCCTGCTCCCGGCCCTGGAGCCCCGTCCAGGCTCTGCCTCACCCGGCTATTTTTAGCTGTCTACGTCCTCCCTTGGCCCTTCGCCATTCCTTGGAAGGTGCCTGTGGCCCGAAGCCTCGGGGGActcggggtgggtgggaggacacCGCCGCTGCCCGGCCTCTGCCCTCCCTGACTGTGGCTCCCTCCTCCAGGAACCCCAGGTCCGAGCTGCTTCTCTGGCGATACCCTGGAAACCTGATCCCGGAGACCCTCCGGTTGCTGAGATTGGGGGACATACCCGGTGCCCACTACCCTGCCACCCCAGCTGGGGATGTGAGGAAGCTCTGAGCGTGGGCAGGAGTGGATGTCGGCGCCCCGGCCAAGGGCCAGCTGAGCTGCCTAGCCTCCAGACCGGACAGACCTCTCTGAAGCGGAGGACCGACCGCCGCCCTGCCGAGTGGGGCAGCTTGGGTTGGGAGGCCAACCCAACAGAGCGGAATAAAGATTTCTGAGCTCCCGCCCGACACCAGGCCTCTGGGGACGCGGGCAGTGTAGGCCCTGGGTGCTGGGGCTCCTCTTCCCTGGAAGCCGCTGGAGGCTGGGCCAGGTCTGGGCAGGCGCGGGCATTGAGAATGCGTGAGTCAGAGCCCCGCCTCCGCCCCCGCGCTgactcacccccctcccccctctgatGCCACCCTCCAAAACCATTTAAAGTTAAAGAttcttttattaataataaattctCCCGCCCCTCAAAAGGATCTCCCAAAATAAATATCTATCCCCTTTCAGGGATGGGGGGCAGTGTCTGAGGGCCAGCCCCCCCTCCTGGAGGGCCAGCCCCCTAGTGTTATTAGGATCAGGCCCCTAACCCCGGAGGGACCCCTGTGTTTGAAATGTCAATTCGAAGGGAGGTTGCCCAGGTCAGCCTGGCCTCCAGCTGTgtgtctgggggaggggagacccCCTGTGCAAATGCTGCTGCAGTTCCTTAGTGTGTGGCGGGGCTGCGTGGGCTCCTCGTCGGTCCGGGAGTGTGTCCGGCGGTCAGACACCTTGGCAGGCTCCGCAGAGGGGTGACTCACTCGTCCCCCCATCCCTCCGCACCCTGTGGTTGGAGCAGCCTGGCTCTGGCTGTGTCTGGGATGCTGGAGCTGGCTCCAGGacgaatgaatggatgaatgaatgagtgaggacTGGGCCGCCCCTACGGGCAGGGGGCGCTCGCGTCACTGGATGAGCGCCACGCCGGGACAGGCCTCCCCGCCGGTCTCCTCGATGGGGgctgcaagaggaggaggagaagtgagGGTGTCGGTCGGGCCACCCCccgggctggggagggggtgcgGGACGGAACACTTACTGGTGAACTTCTCTCTCCTGCGGCACCGTTTCCAGACCAGGAAGGTGGCCAGCAGccccagcaccagcagcagccCCAAGGCGCCCCCCAGAATGGGCCAGAGCAGCCggaaggaggtggggggggccGCGGCACCTGCGCGGGATGGAAGTCAGACCCCGCCCTGAACCCCTGGCCCGCGCCCGCGTCCGCGCCCGCACCCGCCTCCACTCACAGCCCAGGCAGAAGTCGCTGTGCGGCCGCGCGGGGCAGGAGCCGCAGTCCATGCACTTGTCGAGGTCGGCGCTCCAGGCGCTGCCGCGGGAGCAGGGGGTGGTGCCTGGGGAGGGGGCCGCGGtcaggcggggcgggggcgggggcgggcgcGGCTATTCTGGGGGCTGAGCTCAGGGTCCGCCGGCTCCAGTAACACGAGACCCTGTCGCCCTCCCCCCGCATTCCGCGCAGGTGACCACACGGCCCGAGCGGGACGCGGAGGGagggggcgcgggggggggggccgGTCCCCAGTCCCCCAGCCGCCGCCGGCCGGTGACTCACGCCTGGGCTCCCGGCCCGATGCCGGGCCCTCCCCCCCGCATAGCTGGGCACTGAAATCACCGGACGGAAGGGTCACCCCGCACGGCAGGCAGAAGGggcacagaccccccccccatgttcgTGGACACCCGGCCCCGGAGTGCCGGTCCCTGTGCCCAGCAGACCCAGTACCGACCCGCTGGGGGCGTGCCCCTAACGGGCCAGACACCCCGCCTCCCACCCGCCCGCCGCTGCCCAAGCCTCCTGCCGGGAAACCCGGGAGCCCCCCCGCACCGGTCGGGCGGAGAAACTGAGGCCCGGAGCGAGGCTGGGGGGCTGCCACCTCCCTTGTCCGGGGGGCGCCGGGTGTGGGGAGCCCCTGAGTCGGACCCCACGCCCCCAGTCGGTGCCGCCCGTGCCCCCGCCCGGCCTACCTGGCCCCCGCTCCCCGGCCGCGGCGCGCAGCAGGACCAGCCCGAGCCCCAGTGCCAGGAGCCGCAGCCGCGGGCGCAGCGAAGCCGGGGACATGGTGCGCAGGTGGCGGCCGCCGCCGTCTGGGGCAGCCGCGGGCCGGCCCGGACTCTCaccgcccgcccccgcccccgccttcCGGGGCGGtccccgccgccgccccgcccgcccgccgcgaTCCAGCATTCACTCAACAAACCCGGGCTGCAGGAGCCGCGAGGCGCGCTCCGGTGCGCACGTCGGGCGGGGGCCGCCTCTCGCGGGTGAGGCGCGGACGGGCCGTGTCTGGCCTGGCCGTCCAGGGGAGCGTGAGAGGGGCGGTCGGGCCCGCGGCCTCGGCGCTAGCGAGTGACCCGCGGAGACTGGGGCCCGTTACCGCACCCCGAGACCCCGGCCCGCTGCTGGGCGCGCAGCACCCTGCGCTCGGGCGCCCCCCAGCGGCGAGGTGCGGAATGGAGCGCCCGCAGCTCGCCCGCCGGGGTCGCTGCCCCTCCCCGGGGCGGTGGTCCAGTGACGTCACTGCCCCTTTAAGACCCCCGTCTCTGCCGCCGCCCCGCACTCGGCGGGCTCCTTCGAATCGCTACGGACTCTTGAGCAGGTGAGCCTGCGCCTGACGTCGGGGGGGGAGCAGTATGTGTGCGTGGGGGGCTGAGCCGGTGCAGGGGGCGTGGCGGAGGGGTGCGTGGGGACGGCGCCCAGGATGGGGGTCACcctgtggggggggagagaccgCCCGTCCGCCAGCTGGGTGACCCTTCCCCGGGGTTCAGAAGTGTTAGACGCCCCTCCCCCCTCCCGGACAAAGACGCcgaaaccccggctcccctcccCCATCGGCGCGGACTCGGGGCGGGgtgcttctccccctcccctgcggGCGCCACCAGCAAGATTCTCCCCGGCCGGGGCGCTGGAGATGCGCCCTCGGGCCCAGAAGGTTGCTGGCCTCCGAGGCCGGCTTGACCCGGCCCGGCCCCACCCGAGGCCCCAAGGGAGCACCTGAAGGTCCCGCCCGGCCCCTCCCCAGGCCGCCGCCGGGTCTGGACAGCCTGGGAGGCACGTTCAGCCAGTGGAGGCTGCTCAGGCCTGCGCGCTGGGTTTGGACCCGCATAAGTGGTGGTGAATCCCTCGGCCTGGCGACCCTCCGCAAGTGGGATGGGAGTAGACAGGTGACGGCCGGGCAGTCTGAGAAGTCTAACCCCGCTCCCCGCACAGACCCCACACTCGGGTCTTAGCTCCTTTCAGGGGCCCAGTGTCCTGAGAGGGTGGCACTTCGGGCAGGAGACCACTAGAAAGTGTCCCCCACCTTGTGGCGTGCTCTTCAGGGGCTGGGGGAGCACGCGGGGTGGACTCCTTCCAGGCAGAGGTGACCTTGGAGAATGGGGGGCTCTGAGTGGCTGGGCTTAGCCTCCACGTTACACCTCGGGTGTGCGTGCTGGCTCGGCTGTGGTGCTCCTGGCTTGGCTGAGGAAGgtctccagtttgagcccccacactgCAGCAAACTTGTGCTATGGCTGCTCCGCTTTTCATGACCAGATCCTTGTGTGTCCTGGGTCTAGACGGCGGTGTCCAGTGGTGGGAGGAGCCTGAAGCAGGTGGTAAAATGCACACCCACCTGGAAGTGGCGCCTTTGCCCCTTTGCTGCGCACAGTCCCCGTCCTAACTCGCCCATTTCTGTCCCCACAGCACCTCCTGAAGCTGCCTCAGCATGGCCTCCGCAGGTCTGCAGATCCTGGGGCTAGTCCTGACGCTGTTGGGCTGGGTGAATGCCCTGGTGTCCTGCGCCCTGCCCCTGTGGAAGGTGACCGCTTTCATCGGCAACAGCATCGTGGTGGCCCAGGTGGTGTGGGAGGGGCTGTGGATGTCCTGCGTGGTGCAGAGTACCGGCCAGATGCAGTGCAAGGTCTACGACTCTCTGCTGGCCCTACCCCAGGACCTGCAGGCCGCCCGTGCCCTCTGTGTGGTCGCCCTCCTGCTGGCCCTGATTGGCCTGCTGGTCTACCTGGCTGGCGCCAAGTGCACCACCTGCGTGGAGGACGAGGACTCCAAGGCCCGCCTGGTGCTCACCTCCGGCATTGTCTTTGTCATCTCCGGGATCCTGACCCTCATCCCTGTGTGCTGGACGGCTCACGCCATCATCCAAGACTTCTACAACCCCCTAGTGGCCGAGGCGCAGAAGCGCGAGCTGGGCGCCTCCCTGTACCTGGGCTGGGCGGCCTCGGGGCTCCTGCTGCTGGGTGGGGGGCTGCTCTGCTGCACCTGCCCCTCTCGCGGCCGTAGCTCCAATCACTACATGGCCCGCTACTCGGCATCTGCCCCCCGTGGCCCTCCTCAGGGACCCTCTGACTACCCCACCAAGAATTATGTCTGAGGGCTCCTGGACCTGGGGCCTCACCCCACCCCCGGGCTGTAGCCATAAAGTCCGTGATCTGATCTGTGAGCATTGGGGGCCTGTcgttccttttgttttatttggggagtgggatttttttttattgcagaatatCGGAACCAAGGAGAAACACAGGCTTTGCTGCCAAAGAGGTAACACTCCGGTTTGCAGAGCCGGGGTCCAATGTGACATCCAGGTGCTTTGTAACAACAGGAGCCTCTGATGTCTGTCCCCAATATTTGCTACCTCTGCTGCTGGGGGCCAGGCCTCCCTGGGTCTGCAGGACCACTGCCTGCCAAACCAGCCTCTGCAGCCAGAGACCCCTGCCACCACCCTCCCCGAGTCTGAACCCAGCCCCTCACATCTTGCCCACACACTTCTGGCCTGCCCTGCACAAACTAGGTTTTCactaaataaagtgttttttcttACTACTCTGGTGTCATTGCCCATGTGCAATGCCagcttggtgggggaggggtggaaaTGATGGTGCCACCGCACACCTGCAGGGCCTGGGCACAAGCACAGACCAGGAGCCAACTTAAAACACACCTTTATGGGAAGTCggtcagtagcgcagtgggttaagcgcacgtggtacaaagcgcaaggacctgcataaggagcccccggctccccacctgcaggggagtcgcttcacaggcggtacagcaggtctgcaggtgtctacctttcccccctctgtcttcccctcctctccatttttctctgtcctatctaacgacaacaacaataataataataaaaacatgccTTTATTTTCAACCAAGGGTTTGTGGGAGGGCAGGGCGAGGAGTACTTGCTGAGGCACagcttctggggtgggggaggtgggagaggaCTGACTTCTGGTTCTTCCAAGTCAAGCTTCAGCATGGGGGGCTCTGGAGTCACCCAGGACAGAGCCAACCCCCCCAGGCTCATTCCCACAGCCTCACACATAGTCCCTCTTGTCCAGTCCAGAGGCACCAGAGCGGGAGGGGATGGAGTAGCCCAGCCTGGGGCCGCGTGGGCGGtcaagctggggtggggggcaggtgcaGCAGAGCAGGCCCCCTCCCAGCATGAGCAGGCCAGCAGCCGCCCAGCCCAAGTACAAGGAGGCACCCAGCTCTCTCTTGAGGGCCTCAGCCACCAGGGGGTTGTAGAAGTCCTGGATGATGGCGTGAGCCGTCCAGCACACAGGGATGAGCACCAGCACGCCGGCCAGGAGCAGCATGGCACCGGCCGTGAGCACAATGCGGGCCTTGGCGCCCTCGTCCTCCACGCAGGTGGTGCACTGGGCTCCCGTGATGGCCACAAGCAGGCCGAGTAGGGCCAGCAGGAGGGCGACCACACAGAGGGCACGGGCGGCCTGCAGGTCCTGGGGTAGGGCCAGCAGAGAGTCGTAGACCTTGCACTGCATCTGGCCGGTACTCTGCACCACGCAGGACATCCACAGCCCCTCCCACACAACCTGGGCCACCACAATGCTGTTGCCGATGAAAGCGGTCACCTTCCATAAGGGCAGGGCGCAGGAGACCAGGGTGCCCAGCCAGCCCAGCACGGCCAGGGTCATGCCCAGGAGCTCCAGGCCTGTGGACGCCATCGGGAGGTCAGCTCCGGCCCGGTGGTCCTGCTGGACTTGGGTGCGTCGGTCGAGGCTGGTTGGGGGTCTGGGAGCCTAGCAGGCGGAAGTCAGCGTCCTCCGAGGGCACGGACCTTACATTGGTGCCTTCTCTGTGGTGTTGCTGCCAAGCAGGCCAGTGCCAGGAGGGCCAGTGGGGCCACCCGTGGCGCTTCCAGGGGCACAGTGGCTGCTACTCTGTCCTTCTGCCGCGTCAGCCCTGCTGCAGGGACCCTGGACCCTCGGTAGGCCAGGAGAGCCACTGCAGGTGGCAGTGGGTGTGCCCTCCGCTGCCACCTGGGGACTGTGTTCTCGTGGCTGCAGGCGGGGTTTTATGCCCAGGTGGCAGGGGAGGGACAGCAGGCTGGGACTTCCAGACAGACAGCAGGAGGCGGGCGGGGCTGGGGGGACCAGGGTATCGGGTCATTGAGGGGGGCATCCTGAGCAGAGCGATAAGAGGCAGGAAGGCCCACCCGTGTGGGAGCCAGGACAAAGCAATGGGGAGgggctgtgggggccaggggtgggggtggtctaGGAtctaggtgggggcaggggaccaCCTTCCAGAGAGCCCACTCTCAGCACCACTGGTTTcgatcagggatgcagaggcacCCTGGCCCCCCAGTTTCGCACACCCCTGCCATCCCCCTG is a genomic window of Erinaceus europaeus chromosome 15, mEriEur2.1, whole genome shotgun sequence containing:
- the HCFC1R1 gene encoding host cell factor C1 regulator 1 isoform X1 translates to MGLETEPSGTGGLGLGGSPGVGAQRAERTWLSSFPSSPFRGAGPLSTKRRLEEEQEPLRKQFLSEENMATHFSRLSLHNDHPYCSPPRPFPPPVSPPRNPRSELLLWRYPGNLIPETLRLLRLGDIPGAHYPATPAGDVRKL
- the TNFRSF12A gene encoding tumor necrosis factor receptor superfamily member 12A isoform X2 — its product is MSPASLRPRLRLLALGLGLVLLRAAAGERGPGTTPCSRGSAWSADLDKCMDCGSCPARPHSDFCLGCAAAPPTSFRLLWPILGGALGLLLVLGLLATFLVWKRCRRREKFTTPIEETGGEACPGVALIQ
- the CLDN9 gene encoding claudin-9, producing MASTGLELLGMTLAVLGWLGTLVSCALPLWKVTAFIGNSIVVAQVVWEGLWMSCVVQSTGQMQCKVYDSLLALPQDLQAARALCVVALLLALLGLLVAITGAQCTTCVEDEGAKARIVLTAGAMLLLAGVLVLIPVCWTAHAIIQDFYNPLVAEALKRELGASLYLGWAAAGLLMLGGGLLCCTCPPPQLDRPRGPRLGYSIPSRSGASGLDKRDYV
- the HCFC1R1 gene encoding host cell factor C1 regulator 1 isoform X2, with protein sequence MILQQPLELEPPGRTQRDKRSSLGAPRGLDVSSPFRGAGPLSTKRRLEEEQEPLRKQFLSEENMATHFSRLSLHNDHPYCSPPRPFPPPVSPPRNPRSELLLWRYPGNLIPETLRLLRLGDIPGAHYPATPAGDVRKL
- the CLDN6 gene encoding claudin-6 — encoded protein: MASAGLQILGLVLTLLGWVNALVSCALPLWKVTAFIGNSIVVAQVVWEGLWMSCVVQSTGQMQCKVYDSLLALPQDLQAARALCVVALLLALIGLLVYLAGAKCTTCVEDEDSKARLVLTSGIVFVISGILTLIPVCWTAHAIIQDFYNPLVAEAQKRELGASLYLGWAASGLLLLGGGLLCCTCPSRGRSSNHYMARYSASAPRGPPQGPSDYPTKNYV
- the TNFRSF12A gene encoding tumor necrosis factor receptor superfamily member 12A isoform X1, which codes for MLDRGGRAGRRRGPPRKAGAGAGGESPGRPAAAPDGGGRHLRTMSPASLRPRLRLLALGLGLVLLRAAAGERGPGRPGGGTGGTDWGRGVRLRGSPHPAPPGQGTTPCSRGSAWSADLDKCMDCGSCPARPHSDFCLGCAAAPPTSFRLLWPILGGALGLLLVLGLLATFLVWKRCRRREKFTTPIEETGGEACPGVALIQ